In Silurus meridionalis isolate SWU-2019-XX chromosome 29, ASM1480568v1, whole genome shotgun sequence, one DNA window encodes the following:
- the wu:fb95e10 gene encoding titin, producing MKPDGVDSGATEPMVALDADPVIQGEHLGEGQEPAPPASQTGETEQGEPQTTGTPMATTKSGKDKAADPKVKAKVAAKTKTSSTGARPGTVQSRLTNGVQKPAPANGLAKKTTTGAAVEKKATTGALKKPVGTTGAATTKPASKTTEKKPTGAPKTTGTTQPVKKTTVNGDKAKPKPAATASRPATAVTARTSTTSSPKTDKPPVSKATRPSTGTTTSRPASAAPKPAAPATSKTTTTASKTTPSAAKTTTTTAKPSPAKTPSAGRAPATSTKSPMPIKKDAGKPATPAAKKSTASPLTRPASTKTSKPDTQKAATPSKPESKKPLTPSKPAGEAKTSKPKESKPTPSKEINAAQKTSTAKNSTAKTASPKKVVGSSTPMPVKRGPKSVQKEKEVVAPAVENAPAVEAVAVAAAAAAAAAAGAFIAVTDNESEVCTELLPEIKPEVAPEPELQVAPEPELQVAPEPELQVATEPVLQVSPEPELEVSPEPELQVSPELKLEVSPEPQLEVSPEPQLEVSPEPQLEVSPEPQLEVSPEPQPKVSPEPQLEVSPEPQLEVSPEPQLEVSPEPQLEVSPVSELQVAPELKLELSPEPKLKVSPESQLEVSPESQLEVSPEPQLEVSPEPQLEVSPEPELEVSPEPELEVSPEPELEVSPEPQLEVSPEPQLEVSPEPELQVSPEPELQVSPEPELQVSPEPELQVAPEPDLHVASEPELQVASEPASPYSLEPESQLAPETKPELEPEPNSDLLLETESEFTAETMSELLIETRPALAPEASSDILLEGESEFMPETMPELLLETKPAVVPEPTSELPIESEYPFEHLPETKYEFAPEPQSHLPLEIHSEFASKTKSEFLLETESELPSAPEPKSDSLFKTNFEFAPESESQLLFEPESKTSPESESQLLFEPESEPAREPESQILFEPKPEPLPETVPEPTVESLITASVEEFGADSEEIPSDSEEETPEEVVPQQEAQLNLASFEHQSAPSTLGTTVMSPPSSPTVESPVHEEPQVPDPQQDVSYNPWEQNMPMLSSDITTENLEQEEIRVQEDLLATMESADVEKPFNLDVEHDLLHKTHLEHFSSVSPTSPSVEKEEAVEKAEEEINEDDHDEEEEEEEEEEVEVEQQERELVNVEAVPEMQKVDDFNFALPEFSSSSGGVEQSEEFGRNFQQEQAEAPSSFRMESNHSDEEEEEEDFSLKKVEMEQPFMGPPGVKSFSDEEEEEEEDEEEGEQEKEDMDTGPEHIDKGHVIFDLEQTGDHHMDVHHKSEEEEEHEDEDVEMVSEGQAESESKHARNVEEDDYEEDYLENLNRTAPAPSIRMTAAWGPSNPFADTWAQPTSINITSSPLDVKDSNPENSTKSPAETWLEKPLGHLTHFEVREEPESSIPVDGANLCAPAIGMSQSSTLSGTALAAHSSSETSTPEELRDYDSSSGVESRSDKQQTPVPTVQPDQDQDLGIHLERGDGEEEEAETLPADEVLGDAPTAPASVPSSPSTSGDEASDTEGEMQINDPDAPADDTPPLDSPTASRNLPALEEDEEAVDMQAGEEDGGTPQSANSVASYGFDCSVSNSNAHSTAESCGKSPGIFSLENEDQLPEEAKDPSLIKELTLPAAAAQAEDLLGCPVDLLPLGQQGESHANPDDQYLLHGKTGASAVVESDPESPMHLSPQHGDGSDAQPPYYSTICDNTDSFLAGNV from the exons ATGAAGCCAGACGGGGTCGACTCAGGAGCGACAGAGCCAATGGTAGCACTAGACGCGGATCCTGTGATCCAGGGGGAGCATCTGGGGGAAGGCCAGGAACCGGCTCCGCCCGCTTCACAGACCGGAGAGACGGAGCAAGGCGAACCACAGACGACCGGGACGCCCATGGCCACTACCAAATCTGGCAAGGATAAGGCCGCAGACCCCAAAGTGAAGGCAAAGGTTGCTGCCAAAACAAAGACGTCCAGCACCGGGGCTCGTCCGGGAACCGTTCAGAGCAGATTGACGAACGGAGTACAGAAACCAGCGCCTGCCAACGGCCTTGCCAAGAAGACCACAACCGGCGCTGCTGTCGAGAAGAAGGCAACCACCGGAGCTTTAAAGAAGCCTGTAGGTACCACGGGAGCGGCGACCACCAAACCCGCCAGCAAGACCACAGAAAAGAAGCCCACTGGGGCACCAAAGACCACCGGCACAACGCAGCCTGTTAAGAAGACAACTGTCAATGGGGATAAAGCCAAACCAAAACCTGCAG CTACAGCTTCTAGACCTGCCACTGCCGTTACCGCCCGGACCAGCACCACTTCCTCTCCGAAAACCGACAAGCCACCTGTCTCAAAGGCAACCAG GCCTTCCACAGGTACCACAACGTCTCGCCCAGCTTCTGCTGCACCAAAGCCAGCTGCCCCAGCTACGTCCAAGACAACGACAACCGCGTCAAAGACCACTCCATCTGCAGCTAAAACAACCACCACTACTGCAAAACCATCACCTGCTAAAACTCCCTCTGCTGGTCGAGCTCCAGCCACGTCCACAAAGAGTCCTATGCCCATCAAGAAAG ATGCAGGAAAGCCAGCCACCCCAGCTGCCAAGAAGTCAACTGCCTCTCCCCTCACTCGCCCTGCTTCAACAAAGACCAGCAAGCCTGACACCCAGAAGGCAGCCACTCCATCCAAACCGGAGTCCAAGAAACCTTTGACCCCCAGCAAGCCAGCAGGGGAAGCCAAGACGAGTAAACCCAAGGAGAGCAAACCAACTCCATCAAAGGAAATCAATGCCGCCCAGAAAACGTCTACTGCTAAGAACAGCACGGCCAAAACAGCCAGCCCTAAGAAAGTAGTGGGTAGCAGCACTCCCATGCCAGTTAAACGTGGCCCCAAATCTGttcaaaaagagaaagaggtcgTAGCTCCTGCTGTTGAGAATGCTCCTGCAGTTGAAGCTGtggctgttgctgctgctgctgctgctgctgctgctgctggtgcctTTATTGCAGTGACAGACAATGAATCCGAAGTCTGTACTGAACTCCTGCCTGAAATCAAGCCAGAAGTTGCACCTGAACCCGAACTTCAAGTTGCACCTGAACCCGAACTCCAAGTTGCACCTGAACCCGAACTTCAAGTTGCAACTGAACCTGTACTCCAAGTTTCACCTGAACCTGAACTCGAAGTTTCACCTGAACCTGAACTCCAAGTTTCACCTGAACTCAAACTCGAAGTTTCACCTGAACCCCAACTCGAAGTTTCACCTGAACCCCAACTCGAAGTTTCACCTGAACCCCAACTCGAAGTTTCACCTGAACCCCAACTCGAAGTTTCACCTGAACCCCAACCCAAAGTTTCACCTGAACCCCAACTCGAAGTTTCACCTGAACCCCAATTAGAAGTTTCACCTGAACCCCAATTAGAAGTTTCACCTGAACCCCAATTAGAAGTTTCACCTGTATCCGAACTCCAAGTTGCACCTGAACTCAAACTTGAACTTTCACCTGAACCCAAACTCAAAGTTTCACCTGAATCCCAACTCGAAGTTTCACCTGAATCCCAACTCGAAGTTTCACCTGAACCCCAACTCGAAGTTTCACCTGAACCCCAACTCGAAGTTTCACCTGAACCCGAGCTCGAAGTTTCACCTGAACCCGAGCTCGAAGTTTCACCTGAACCCGAGCTCGAAGTTTCACCTGAACCCCAACTCGAAGTTTCACCTGAACCCCAACTCGAAGTTTCACCTGAACCCGAGCTCCAAGTTTCACCTGAACCCGAGCTCCAAGTTTCACCTGAACCCGAGCTCCAAGTTTCACCTGAACCCGAGCTCCAAGTTGCACCTGAACCCGATCTCCATGTTGCATCTGAACCCGAACTCCAAGTTGCATCTGAACCTGCTTCACCGTACTCATTGGAACCTGAATCTCAACTTGCACCTGAAACCAAGCCCGAACTTGAGCCTGAACCCAATTCAGACCTTCTTTTGGAAACCGAGTCTGAATTTACAGCTGAAACTATGTCTGAACTCCTGATTGAAACCAGGCCTGCACTTGCACCAGAAGCCAGTTCAGACATCCTGTTGGAAGGTGAGTCTGAATTTATGCCTGAAACCATGCCTGAACTCCTGCTTGAAACCAAGCCTGCAGTTGTACCCGAACCCACATCAGAACTCCCAATAGAAAGCGAATACCCATTTGAACACCTGCCTGAAACCAAGTATGAATTTGCACCTGAACCCCAATCACACCTTCCTTTAGAAATTCATTCTGAATTTGCATCAAAAACTAAGTCTGAATTTCTGCTTGAAACTGAGTCTGAACTACCCTCTGCCCCTGAACCCAAATCTGATTCcctatttaaaacaaattttgaATTTGCTCCTGAATCCGAGTCCCAACTCCTGTTTGAACCAGAGTCTAAAACTTCCCCTGAATCCGAGTCCCAACTCCTGTTTGAACCAGAGTCTGAACCTGCTCGTGAACCTGAGTCCCAAATCCTGTTTGAACCAAAGCCTGaacctcttcctgaaaccgtCCCAGAACCCACAGTTGAATCTTTGATTACTGCTTCAGTTGAGGAATTTGGAGCAGACTCTGAGGAAATTCCATCGGATTCAGAAGAAGAAACACCTGAAGAGGTGGTGCCACAGCAGGAAGCTCAGCTGAATCTTGCGAGTTTTGAGCACCAGAGTGCTCCATCTACCCTTGGAACAACAGTCATGTCACCACCATCCTCCCCCACTGTAGAGTCTCCTGTGCATGAGGAACCCCAGGTCCCTGATCCACAACAAGATGTTTCCTATAATCCCTGGGAACAGAATATGCCCATGCTCTCAAGTGATATTACcacagagaatctggaacaagaAGAGATCAGGGTTCAAGAGGATCTTCTGGCCACCATGGAGTCAGCAGATGTAGAGAAACCTTTCAATCTTGACGTAGAGCATGACCTGTTGCATAAGACCCATTTGGAGCATTTCAGCAGCGTGTCACCGACCTCTCCTAGTGTGGAGAAGGAGGAAGCAGTGGAAAAGGCGgaggaagaaataaatgaagatgaccatgatgaggaggaggaagaggaggaggaggaagaagtaGAAGTAGAGCAGCAGGAGAGGGAATTAGTAAATGTTGAAGCAGTGCCTGAAATGCAGAAAGTGGACGATTTTAATTTTGCATTACCAGAATTTAGCAGCTCCAGTGGTGGCGTAGAGCAGTCTGAAGAATTTGGCAGGAACTTTCAACAGGAGCAAGCAGAAGCACCCTCATCCTTCCGAATGGAAAGTAATCAcagtgatgaagaagaagaagaagaagacttctCTTTAAAAAAGGTGGAAATGGAACAGCCATTTATGGGCCCACCTGGGGTCAAATCCTTTtctgatgaagaagaagaagaggaggaagatgaagaggaaggGGAGCAAGAAAAGGAGGACATGGACACTGGTCCAGAGCATATTGATAAGGGCCATGTTATCTTTGACCTTGAGCAAACTGGTGATCACCACATGGATGTTCACCATAAATCCGAAGAAGAGGAAGAGCACGaggatgaagatgttgagatggtTAGCGAAGGCCAGGCGGAGAGTGAAAGCAAGCATGCTAGAAATGTTGAGGAGGATGACTATGAAGAAGATTATTTAGAAAATTTGAACCGTACTGCTCCAGCTCCCTCAATACGCATGACTGCAGCCTGGGGTCCATCCAATCCTTTCGCAGACACTTGGGCTCAGCCAACCTCCATTAACATAACCTCCAGTCCTTTAGATGTTAAAGATTCCAATCCTGAGAATTCCACAAAGTCCCCCGCTGAAACCTGGCTGGAGAAGCCTCTAGGTCATTTGACCCACTTTGAGGTCCGTGAAGAACCCGAGAGCTCCATCCCAGTGGATGGCGCTAACCTGTGCGCACCTGCAATCGGCATGTCACAGTCGAGCACCCTTAGCGGAACCGCTTTGGCAGCCCACAGCAGCAGTGAGACTAGTACACCTGAAGAGCTGCGAGACTACGACAGCAGCTCGGGCGTGGAGTCACGCTCAGACAAACAACAGACGCCTGTTCCTACAGTCCAGCCTGACCAGGACCAGGACCTTGGGATTCACCTGGAGCGTGGGGACGGGGAGGAAGAAGAGGCAGAGACTCTCCCAGCAGATGAGGTCCTGGGAGATGCTCCAACTGCGCCTGCCTCAGTTCCGTCATCCCCTTCAACGTCTGGAGATGAAGCAAGCGATACTGAAGGAGAGATGCAAATCAATGATCCTGATGCTCCAGCTGATGACACCCCACCCTTAGACAGTCCCACCGCCTCCCGAAACCTACCTGCCCTCGAGGAAGACGAGGAAGCCGTCGACATGCAAGCCGGAGAGGAAGATGGGGGCACCCCGCAGTCTGCCAACTCTGTAGCCTCTTATGGCTTTGACTGCTCAGTGTCCAACTCAAACGCGCATTCTACTGCTGAGAGCTGTGGTAAAAGCCCTGGGATCTTCTCTCTGGAGAACGAAGACCAGCTCCCGGAAGAAGCAAAAGATCCCTCACTCATCAAGGAGCTGACCTTGCCCGCCGCAGCAGCTCAAGCCGAGGATCTACTGGGGTGTCCTGTCGACCTGCTGCCTCTTGGCCAGCAAGGAGAGTCGCATGCCAACCCAGACGACCAGTACCTGCTGCATGGCAAGACTGGCGCCAGTGCTGTCGTGGAGTCCGACCCCGAGTCTCCCATGCATCTGTCTCCCCAACACGGAGACGGCTCGGATGCCCAACCACCTTACTACTCTACCATATGTGATAACACTGATAGCTTTCTGGCAGGTAATGTATAA